The stretch of DNA GGTGAAGAGCCGTCTGTTCTACAAGATTTTTGTCAGTTATGTCGTGATAATACTCCTTGCTGTCGCTGTTATGGGATTGATATTTGCTCAGCAGATTAAAAGTGATTTGGTAGAGGAGATAAAAAATGACTTGACGGCTCAGGCACGAATCATAACGTTCCTGACAAAAAGCGAAATTGAAAGGCAGATATCCTCTCTGGCCGATATATCCCGGTCACGGGTTACCCTGATTGGCGCCACGGGCTGGGTCATAGCAGATTCAGAGAAAAATGTGGCGGAGATGGATAATCACCTGAACCGTACGGAGATACAGGAGGCCAGGATCAAGGGTCAGGGAGAAGCAATTCGTTACAGTCGCACCCTCGGTGTGGATATGCTCTATATTGCCTTTCCAATAAGGGAAGGCTCAGAACTAAAGGGTTACGTTCGCCTTGCCCGTCCGCTCTTTGATGTGAAAAAGTCCGTTGATCAGCTATACAGCCACATTTATAAAGGCATTCTTATCGTCATTATACCCTCCTTGCTTATTGCTTTTCTCTTTTCCAGGAAAATCATATCACCCATTCAGAAAGCGGAGCAATTTACACATAAGGTATGCAGTGGGGAAGTTCCCGGTACCCTTCTGATCGAATCGAATGACGAGATTGGCAGGCTCGCAAAAAATATCAACTGCATGGTTGAAGAACATCAGGAAAAGATACGATCCGCACATGAAGAGAAAGGGAAACTGGATTCAGCCTTTGCGAGCATGACGGAAGGTGTCATTGTCCTTGACGGTCAGAAACGTATAGAAATGATAAACAAGAGCTTAAAAGACATTCTTGGCAATGAGTACACGACAAATATTATCAATAAGACGCCCATTGAGGCATTCCGAAGCATCGAGTTAGAGGATGCCCTCGATCGGTTCAGGGAAACGGGAACCACGGTCTTCCAGGAAATTACTTTCGGTGATGAAAATCCGATCATTCTTGGTGTCATTATCTCAACTATTCATGGACTTTCCGTGGGAGAAGAAAAGACGATGATAGTCTTTCATGACGTTACACGGCTTAAAAAACTGGAGAACATACGGGAGGATTTTGTGGCCAATGTGACTCATGAAATCAAGACCCCTCTCACGGCAATTATCGGATTTATTGAGACCCTTCAAGGGGGAGGTGTTGATGAGAAAGTAACCGCAAATAAATTTCTCCAGATAATTTCTGAGAATGCCCATCGTCTTAACCGTCTTGTAGATGATCTCCTGACCCTCTCCAGTATAGAACTGGGAGAAATGAAGTTACGCCTCGAAGGGATATCTCTTGGTGATGTTATTGAAAACGTCCTGCCCGTATTCGAAGCAAAGGCCGCAGAGAAATCCCTGACTGTAGATAAACACATTCCCGAGGGGCTTCCGTTGATCCTGGCCGATAGAGACAGGATAGCCCAGATTCTCTTGAATATTCTCGATAATGCCGTCAAATTTACGCCGGATGGCGGAAGGGTTTCCATCACGGCCTCTGAAGATGGCAGAGGTTCTGTGGTCGTGAAAATTGTTGACACCGGCATCGGTATCCCGAAAAGTGAAATTCCCAGGCTGGGAGAACGTTTCTATCGTGTGGATAAAACACGCTCAAGGGATTTGGGGGGTACCGGTTTGGGATTGTCAATTGTTAAGCATCTCATGAAAGCCCATCAGGGGAATTTGGAGATTGAAAGCAGATGGGGTGCTGGAACAACTGTTTTTCTTTATTTTCCGATTTTTCGCGCACTGATTGCCTAAAATAAGAGAAAAACGAAGGGAACAGGGCTGGTTTTTGTATAAAAAAGCCCATTCCCTTTATTTTTTTAAAAAAGTTACTATGAATGCCTTGACATGGGGGAATTTGTGTTTATGTTAAGGCCTCATCCATGAATGGATACGATTGTCTTTTAAAATATCTACAAAAATATAAAAAAATGAAAGAAAGGAGCGGTTAGAGCATGAAGATTAGACCATTACAGGATCGAGTGATTGTTAAGAGGTTAGAGGAAGAGCAGAAGACAAAAGGTGGTATTATAATCCCCGATACAGCCAAGGAAAAACCTGTCGAGGGCGAGGTTGTTGCTGTTGGCAAAGGAAAAACGACAGAAGACGGCAAACTGATTAAACCGGATGTCAAAGTCGGCGACAGGGTTCTCTTCAGCAAATACGGCGGTACCGAAGTTAAAATAGACGGCGTCGAGCATCTGATTATGAGAGAAGACGATATTCTTGGAATCATTGAAAAGAAATAACCTGATTATAAGGAGGATACAATAGATGGGAGCAAAGATACTTCAGTATGACGAAGAAGCAAGAAAGTCTATTCTCAAGGGTGTAAAT from Deltaproteobacteria bacterium encodes:
- a CDS encoding ATP-binding protein, producing the protein MKSRLFYKIFVSYVVIILLAVAVMGLIFAQQIKSDLVEEIKNDLTAQARIITFLTKSEIERQISSLADISRSRVTLIGATGWVIADSEKNVAEMDNHLNRTEIQEARIKGQGEAIRYSRTLGVDMLYIAFPIREGSELKGYVRLARPLFDVKKSVDQLYSHIYKGILIVIIPSLLIAFLFSRKIISPIQKAEQFTHKVCSGEVPGTLLIESNDEIGRLAKNINCMVEEHQEKIRSAHEEKGKLDSAFASMTEGVIVLDGQKRIEMINKSLKDILGNEYTTNIINKTPIEAFRSIELEDALDRFRETGTTVFQEITFGDENPIILGVIISTIHGLSVGEEKTMIVFHDVTRLKKLENIREDFVANVTHEIKTPLTAIIGFIETLQGGGVDEKVTANKFLQIISENAHRLNRLVDDLLTLSSIELGEMKLRLEGISLGDVIENVLPVFEAKAAEKSLTVDKHIPEGLPLILADRDRIAQILLNILDNAVKFTPDGGRVSITASEDGRGSVVVKIVDTGIGIPKSEIPRLGERFYRVDKTRSRDLGGTGLGLSIVKHLMKAHQGNLEIESRWGAGTTVFLYFPIFRALIA
- the groES gene encoding co-chaperone GroES encodes the protein MKIRPLQDRVIVKRLEEEQKTKGGIIIPDTAKEKPVEGEVVAVGKGKTTEDGKLIKPDVKVGDRVLFSKYGGTEVKIDGVEHLIMREDDILGIIEKK